The following proteins are encoded in a genomic region of Phragmites australis chromosome 9, lpPhrAust1.1, whole genome shotgun sequence:
- the LOC133929352 gene encoding phytochrome-associated serine/threonine-protein phosphatase 3-like isoform X2 yields the protein MDLDLWIAKAKEGQHLAEHELQSLCEYVKEILIEESNVQPVNSPVTVCGDIHGQFHDLMKLFATGGHVPDTNYIFMGDFVDRGFNSLEVFTILLLLKARYPAHITLLRGNHESRQLTQVYGFYDECQRKYGNANAWRYCTDVFDYLTLSAIINGTVLCVHGGLSPDVRTVDQIRIIYRNCEIPHEGPFCDLMWSDPEEIETWAVSPRGAGWLFGSRVTQEFNHINKIELVCRAHQLVQEGLKYMFDKGLVTVWSAPNYCYRCGNVASILNFGENMACHFIFTHTLILDPFFFLMFFFSCYLEFGWPSSRCKNFSEMFYLP from the exons ATGGATTTGGATCTGTGGATCGCCAAGGCCAAGGAGGGGCAGCACCTCGCCGAGCACGAGCTCCAGTCCCTCTGCGAATAC GTGAAGGAGATTCTCATCGAGGAATCGAACGTGCAGCCTGTCAACAGCCCAGTGACTGTGTGCGGCGACATCCACGGGCAGTTTCATGACCTGATGAAGCTCTTTGCGACCGGAGGCCATGTCCCCGATACGAATTACATATTTATG GGCGACTTTGTGGATCGTGGGTTCAACAGCCTAGAGGTCTTCACCATCCTTTTACTTCTAAAAGCTAG GTACCCTGCCCACATAACCCTTCTGCGTGGGAATCATGAAAGCAGGCAGTTGACACAG gTGTATGGTTTTTATGATGAGTGTCAGAGGAAGTACGGAAATGCCAATGCATGGCGATATTGTACTGATGTTTTTGATTACCTTACTCTTTCAGCGATCATTAATGGCACG GTCCTTTGCGTTCATGGTGGCCTTTCGCCCGATGTACGGACAGTCGACCAG ATACGAATAATCTATCGCAATTGCGAAATTCCCCATGAAGGGCCTTTCTGTGATCTGATGTGGAGCGACCCGGAAGAGATAGAGACATGGGCAGTTAGTCCCCGTGGAGCAGGTTGGCTCTTTGGATCAAGGGTGACTCAAGAG TTCAACCATATTAATAAAATTGAGCTGGTTTGCCGGGCTCATCAACTAGTCCAGGAAGGCCTAAAGTACATGTTCGATAAAGGCCTTGTAACT GTGTGGTCTGCACCTAATTATTGTTACAGATGTGGCAATGTTGCTTCTATACTAAACTTCGGTGAAAATATGGCATGtcacttcatcttcactcacacACTTATTCTAgatcccttt
- the LOC133929352 gene encoding phytochrome-associated serine/threonine-protein phosphatase 3-like isoform X1, with amino-acid sequence MDLDLWIAKAKEGQHLAEHELQSLCEYVKEILIEESNVQPVNSPVTVCGDIHGQFHDLMKLFATGGHVPDTNYIFMGDFVDRGFNSLEVFTILLLLKARYPAHITLLRGNHESRQLTQVYGFYDECQRKYGNANAWRYCTDVFDYLTLSAIINGTVLCVHGGLSPDVRTVDQIRIIYRNCEIPHEGPFCDLMWSDPEEIETWAVSPRGAGWLFGSRVTQEFNHINKIELVCRAHQLVQEGLKYMFDKGLVTVWSAPNYCYRCGNVASILNFGENMERDVKFFTETDENNKMRGPRTAVPYFL; translated from the exons ATGGATTTGGATCTGTGGATCGCCAAGGCCAAGGAGGGGCAGCACCTCGCCGAGCACGAGCTCCAGTCCCTCTGCGAATAC GTGAAGGAGATTCTCATCGAGGAATCGAACGTGCAGCCTGTCAACAGCCCAGTGACTGTGTGCGGCGACATCCACGGGCAGTTTCATGACCTGATGAAGCTCTTTGCGACCGGAGGCCATGTCCCCGATACGAATTACATATTTATG GGCGACTTTGTGGATCGTGGGTTCAACAGCCTAGAGGTCTTCACCATCCTTTTACTTCTAAAAGCTAG GTACCCTGCCCACATAACCCTTCTGCGTGGGAATCATGAAAGCAGGCAGTTGACACAG gTGTATGGTTTTTATGATGAGTGTCAGAGGAAGTACGGAAATGCCAATGCATGGCGATATTGTACTGATGTTTTTGATTACCTTACTCTTTCAGCGATCATTAATGGCACG GTCCTTTGCGTTCATGGTGGCCTTTCGCCCGATGTACGGACAGTCGACCAG ATACGAATAATCTATCGCAATTGCGAAATTCCCCATGAAGGGCCTTTCTGTGATCTGATGTGGAGCGACCCGGAAGAGATAGAGACATGGGCAGTTAGTCCCCGTGGAGCAGGTTGGCTCTTTGGATCAAGGGTGACTCAAGAG TTCAACCATATTAATAAAATTGAGCTGGTTTGCCGGGCTCATCAACTAGTCCAGGAAGGCCTAAAGTACATGTTCGATAAAGGCCTTGTAACT GTGTGGTCTGCACCTAATTATTGTTACAGATGTGGCAATGTTGCTTCTATACTAAACTTCGGTGAAAATATG